TAGAGTGTACTAGACTCATGCTCTAATTGTACTTTTGTAACGCTCAATAGCTAATAATAATTAATAGATATTATAACTAGAatttaattttaaattaaaaagagaAGGGGGTGGGTGTTATTATCTGCCGACACACAATAAATCTATGAAATTTAAAAGAGAGCGAAAAAGATTCGGTGGGTGAAATCTCTTTCTCAAcgttatattaattaaataattgaaTCTATATGTGAAATCCAAACAAAGTTCACATCAAACtaatttttttcaaattaaaaccaataattaataaataatcaAAAAAGATATAATTATAAAAGGGACAAAATGTCATATACGTTAAGACTAAAATCAACGACCAATAACCACCATTAACGGCAGAAACATGGGggtatattttatttcattttgatATTGCTTTAATTGCATGACCGTTTTCGactttaatattattatttgatttTTACTTTTTGTTAGGAAATTCCAAACAACGAAATAGTATGGGCGGCATAGAAGTGTTAGATCAAGTAACTTATAGTACTTTAAATTGAGTTGTGCTATAATCTCTGCATTTTCCTGCTTTCAGTTTaagtttttaattaaattaattatcaaaataactcttaaaaaggtttttaaaatttttaataatCTCACGTTTTCTCAGTTGGGCAATAATAATTCTAACTAagggcatgtgtagtcataaagcccttaaaggggcgttatgcgccatgtggcatgccacgtcagcaaggggctttatggggctttatgcaatttgaggccgtagtcataaagcccctgtgtaatcattactcaattaatttaattttctattttttaaataatttataagttttataaaataaaaaaacatttcattaaataaaaaacactacattaaaattaaaaaataaattacacctaaaaaataaattacacctaaaaaataaatttattattCGGTGTCATCTTcgttctctccttcttcctcttcgttttctCCAGCATCTAAACCTACGTCTTCAAAGTTCCCGTCTTCGAATTCCTCCCCCACTTCTTCCTCGGAATCTTCGTCGTGATCATTGTTTAATCGAATTGGGCGAATCGCCCAAGCATGCTCAACCAAATCCGCCTTCAACGTGTTATGTATTTCTCTAGATCGTAGTAGTTGAGCATTTGCGAGTCTCTCTTCCGTTGTCGCTTGGGGTAGTTCGACCAAATCTTCGGGAATATAGTTTTGGCATATCGCTTTTCCATCATCCTCAATGATCATATTATGCAAAATGATGCAAGCATACATGGCCATTCGTATTTTATCCTTATCCCACATGCGACAAGGATTTCTGATAAAATGCCATCGTTGCtgtagaaccccaaaacacctctcgatgtcctttctcgaagactcttgtaattttttaaaatactttCTTTTTTCATCGAAAGTTTCTGAAAACGTTTTAACAATAATCGAATACTCGGGGTAGATACCATCGCCCAAGTAGTAGCCATGCTCGTAATCGTTCCCGTTTGCATGGAAACCGGCCTTTGGTATAGTTCCAGAAATGTAGCCCTCGATTAATGGTGAAGCCTCTAACGTATTAATATCGTTAAAACACCCGGCTACACCAAAGaaggccgaccaaacccaaaggtcgtatgacgcaacaccttgtaataccaaagttggccctttttgatcaccccgtgtatgttgacctcccatgcggttggacaattataccaacgccattgacgacaatccaagctaccaatcatgccgggtattccatgcttttctagatgcacctcatatattttttgaaggtcgttccaagtggggtttctcaaataacgttttccatataactggcatattcctaaaatgtaatttaatatacaaaagttTTACTAACAAGTTACGAAAAAATAAatgtataaaagtaaataaataaaagacaattaaaaaattaccatagcaaaaatgttccaaggtatctcgggttgttttctccgccatcttcaaatactcgtcgttgatgtcgtacgTGTTTCCGTATGATAATACGCGTAAGGCGGATGTGACCTTTTGAATTGAGGTGAAGCCTAGATATCCTCGTGCGTCCATTCTTTGCTTAAAGAAATCGTACGTATTTTCCAAGTCATTGTTAATGCGCAAAAATAACCTTTGGCTCATCCGAAAACGTCGTCTAAAAACATTCGGTCCGTGAACCGGTGCCGCgtcaaaatagtctttcatcaaacgctcgtTCGCGGCTTCACGATCTCGCAAGATATAGGTGCGTCGCAAGATGGGTCGTGGAGGGGGAGGTGGCCGAATGTGCTCAAATGTTTGTAGCACAAAagtacatgcactcgtaaccgcttctTCCTCGGCCGCGTCTTCGTCGGGCGAAAAATATCTTCGGTAAATTTCGGTGAAAGACTCTTCCGACGGGGAACCCATTTTTTATAAAGTGAGACTagcttttttaaaaatatatggagaatgagaatgagaatgGTATGAGTTGTAAAAAAAGTGGAAGAATATGAGGTTTTATAGTGTGAAAAATAAGAaaattagaatttttttttttttatatatatgacCGTTATCAAACGGTCAAAAAATATAATATTCCATCAACTCGCGCCGCGAAATACATCACGCCAATTCTTTTTTTTGCCTCATGGCGCCCCGGGGGGCGGTGTTAATGGCGCCATAGCGGCGCTATGCCCACATCTCGCGCCCCATTACATATGACCTAAGAATATTCTTACCACCAGTCCCAACTTTCTAAATTCTAACTATTCTTTTCTTCAGTGGAcctcgttaaaaaaacttaacctAGCAAGTTTTCTCTTGACGTGGACATATGGGgtgaaaaaattattttttaactTTCACATCATCATACACGTaaacaaaaaaaagttataatTTTTCACCACATATGTCCATGCCATAATCTACGTCAGTGAAAAAACTATGCACGTTAGCAAAACGAAAACTATTTATTTCATGCCAACAAAAAAACTAATTGTGTTAAGTTATTTTAACGGAGGTCACTGGAAAAAAATAGTTAGAAAATTGGAATTGATGGTAAAAAAATTTTCTTAGTTATGATTATTATTGGCCTACTGAGAAAAGTtgtaattattaaaatccaatttacCAATTTGATAAAACATGCTTATAAAAATAGTCATTGATTTATTAAATTGTCAATTTTGACCCGTATTCGTATACACACTTTTTTGGATGGAAACCAATCACAACTTGATGCATAACACTAGGCACAAACTTTGCAAGATTTGTGCATGATGGCGGAAAAAGAAAGGTTTTGCACCAATTAGTCTAGCCGCTCAAAAATACGTTGAAATTTGCCTTTTGTGCCAATTGACCCAAACTTCAAGACTTATGTGCCATAATTCATATACACAAACCTTCATAATATCGAAATTCGTTTACCATTTTAATTGAATGTAATCATTCGTCACGGTAAAAGTATTTTTATTAAAACACGGTAAGTACCTATTTGTGTGTTGTATCTTGTAAGCTGGTGTGGGTTAACTGATGTTAACATTTGGATACATAAATAAATTGGTGATTTTTGTTgcccgttaaaaaaaaaactatttgtgTAAACAAGTTTGGTCAAATGACTATTATCGTGAATTTCAAATTTTTAGGCAAAACAAATAATGACACATAACCCATATTCTttgtatataaaataaaacaatGTGAGTTACGCCAAACTAAAtaatatacacatacacacaaaCATGACAAATTGTGAACATGGCAAACGTGGACTTGAAAGCAACAAGGCTCACAAATCTTTCTATAAAAACCTTACTTTTGGACCCCTAAAATAAGCAAGAAGAATCAAGTACACTTAGTGGCATAGCACAAACTAGCAATGGCCACCAATTCTTCACTTCTTCTCTACTTTTGCCTTCTAACCTTCTTCACATTGTCATTTGCAATAAGACCAACACACTTCAACTTATCCACCGTAGCCACCCATTGGTCCTCCGCAATCGCTACTTGGTATGGCAGTCCCGATGGTTTTGGAAGTGACGGTTAGTTGACACTctatttataaaaattaaaaaaaaacaaaaaaaagtcaTTTGTTTTCCATATATGTCCTTGTTGAGTTTGTTGCATGTTGATTTAATAAAAATGGTAATGCAAGGTTAATTTGGTAAAAACATTGCAGGAGGTTCTTGTGGGTATGGAAATGCAGTGTCACAACCACCATTTTCTTCCATGGTGACCGGAATAGGCCCATCCCTTTACAAGTCAGGGAAAGAATGTGGGGCTTGTTATGAGGTAGGCTAGTGGACCCCTAATTACAtatagttttatttattttaaaggtTAACatattttactgttttacataAAGCAAACATCATTTGGAACGTGTCTATTTAATTCTTTTGGTTTTATCATCGTAGATAAAATGTACAAAACACCCATCATGCTCACGCAAGCCGGCTCGGGTTGTCATTACCGATTTCTGCCCGGGAGGTCCATGTGCCTCGGACCGTGCACATTTTGATCTTAGTGGAACCGCGTTTGGTGCCATGGCAAAACCAGGCCAGGAAAAACATCTACGTGAcgcgggagttttgaaaattcgaTTCGCGCGGTAAACTTTTATCCATTACCCTCCAAAAAATGTCAATAATTGTAATAAAAATGTACACTTTTGTCTTAGTTTGAAAGCTTGACATTTTTTATTTTGTGTTGTTTTATAGGGTCAAATGTGATTATTCGCGAACAAACTTAGTGTTCCATGTAGACCAGGGATCGAACCCTAACTACTTTGCGTTTGTTGTTGAATTCGAAGAAGGGGACGGAGATTTAGCCGGGGTTAGTTTGAAAGAGGAAAGTAGTGACGAATGGTTAAAAATGGTGCAGTCGTGGGGTGCGGTTTGGAAGGTCGACCCCGGGAGGGAGCTACACCCTCCATTTTCTATACGATTGATATCACAATACTCGCAACAAGTTCTTGTTGCAAAAAATGTGATTCCTACTGGATGGACCCCCGGGGCAACATATAGGTCGTTGGTCAACTACCTCTAAAATATGTTATATCGAGTATTTATGATATGGTTGTGGGTGTTATCGGTTATAATGAAGAGGTGATATAAGAAGAGTCAAATATATGTTTTCACATTAATTGTGAATAACAGTTGACCGCTAAGTCGCCCTTTTTTAGATTGAAGAAAATTATGTTGTATAATTTTGGTTTATCAGAGTGGCATCAAGTATAAAAAAATACTTGGATGGATAGATTTCAGTATTTCTATAAATGTATTGTACTGTACTGTATTGTATCGTATTGTCTTcgatataaaaaaaaatatgattggtaAGTTATATTACAAGACGTGGATGTAGTTACATGACACCGAAAAAATTATATGCTACATATATCCAACATTCGTGTAATGCCACAttttattgtaaaaaaaaataaatctgCTTTATATTGTTTAATCTAGATTATAATTATGTTTATCattaacttattatttattttatttactctTTAGGGTATA
This genomic stretch from Helianthus annuus cultivar XRQ/B chromosome 8, HanXRQr2.0-SUNRISE, whole genome shotgun sequence harbors:
- the LOC110872758 gene encoding expansin-B15, with the protein product MATNSSLLLYFCLLTFFTLSFAIRPTHFNLSTVATHWSSAIATWYGSPDGFGSDGGSCGYGNAVSQPPFSSMVTGIGPSLYKSGKECGACYEIKCTKHPSCSRKPARVVITDFCPGGPCASDRAHFDLSGTAFGAMAKPGQEKHLRDAGVLKIRFARVKCDYSRTNLVFHVDQGSNPNYFAFVVEFEEGDGDLAGVSLKEESSDEWLKMVQSWGAVWKVDPGRELHPPFSIRLISQYSQQVLVAKNVIPTGWTPGATYRSLVNYL